A stretch of DNA from Cryptomeria japonica chromosome 4, Sugi_1.0, whole genome shotgun sequence:
AGCTTTTGAAGCTTGTTGGTTGCCTAGTTGTGTGATGCCTGAGGTTGTTTTATCGCTCTGTGGTGTTTGCTATTTTGTGAGGGTTCAGGGCCCCTTCCCTACTAAACTAATAAAAAGCAATTTGATAAGTAGACTATTATATGATGAGCATGTATATATTTAAATGAGAAATTGTCTTTTGGTTAAGTAGTCATAGTAAATAAATCAATATGCCAATTTAAGAATTCAATGACATATCAGATTATCTGAGAGTGAAATGTAGatcaatatatttaataattttgacATTTTATAATTGGCATAATAGAAAAAGCATACTATCTCCTCAGAAATTAAATTGAATCACATAAATTATGACCGTACACTTTAAATCTACTTTTATACTTTACATTAAGTTTCCTATATGAACAATGtatgttaatgaatataattaaacGTACTACAGGATTCCATGGTAAGATGCATTATATTATTCAACATCATCTTATATACTTTAAAACAAGAAGATATCTACTGATCATTCACTCAATCCAACGTGAAAACTGTATATACATGCCAATTGGATGGTGGAGAAAATTAAACCATGATTCTCTTTCTGCTCAAGTTAAGTCGGAGCATACCTTATTTTTCAAGTTATATGCATAAGACAAGATGTCTAGCCAAAATGTTTGACGCTGTCAAAGGAAAGCTACTAATATATATAATGTTCCAGCGCAGCTTTGAAAGTGCCATCAATTATCAATAATATTGGGAGTTTCCTTTTTATTGTAGAACATTTTCAAGAAATCAAATTATTGAAGGCAATTGTAAGAAAATTGTAAGAAAATTAGCTCTACAGTTCTCCACCGACATTAACAACTCCTGCAGGCCGACAACAACGTCGCAAACAACGCAAGCCTCTCAGTAATGTAAAAGTATTATCAATATGAATTATTAATGTTTAAAACGTCCCCTAGATAAAAACGTTTTCAAATGATATTTTATAGTGAAGTCAAATTTTGAATAAGTCTATAACTAAAATGAATCTACTCTAAGATGAATATGCACTCTTGACCATTCAATGATAAACAATTCCTGTGAATAGTTTTATATCCAAGCTTTAACATTAATAAACAAGTTTGCCTTTTTGTTTGGGCTCTattaagattgatgacaaatgttTCAATTACGAACAAAGGGTATTTAGTCTCTATAGTTCGATTTTTTCACTCTATGTTGGTTTTCTCCAAGCAAATTACATGtatgttcagtttgtgtgttttttcATCTATTATTTCTGTATATGTTTAAGATCACCTCTATATTTACTTGGTCTGTACACATACTGTTAATGTGACATCTAGATTAAGTGGTTAATAGTGCATCTTAAGGATCCCACAAAATACAAACATAAAATCATAACCAGGGTTCCAACTCACAGAATAACCACCAGAATGCTCAAGGCGTCCAACAAAGAAGCTTTAATTAGCAAAAGCCAACCGTCCCTGAAAATCTAGGCCAAACAATGGAGGGGTTCCAAAAGCTTCAGATAGTGATAACTTGATTGATCACTCTGATATTCAAGTGATAGTTCATACTCAATTGTGCTGTAATATTGAAAGAGTACAAGACTCCATTATGTCATATTTGAGTTTTCATACTTGACCTACACACCATTGTCAGTGTGACATTTATATTAAGTGGTTAATAGTGCATCCTAAGAAtctaaattatttgaaaaatattgctaacattaatttaattaataaattttaagatCTAGATTTCAATTAATATTTGAAAAGCATAAAGTACAAATAAATGTGAGGTGTATTTGAAAATTATATAAGTGCAGATGTAAGTTTtgtattttataaatttatttttattggaATATTATAAAACTTACAATATTGTTTCTTAATTGTAATATTGGATTGAAAAgtacaaaaatgtaaagacttcaCAAACAATGATATTCAAAGTTCAAAAAATAGTTATATTGAGCAGGAATAAAATTGACATATGAGATAATGGATTCTTGTCTTTCAATGCTACATCACAATAGAGTATGAACTATCACCGCCATCGCTATGTAATTCTACACTAATTTTTCAACTCCTCTACCATCTATAAAATACCATAAATTCTATTTTCTCATGTTTATTGCACACAATCACTTCTTATTTAAAAAGGAAAGAGAGGAAAGAACATGAGTATCTTTTAGTACAACTCATTATATCTTTTGTTTTTGGATTAGCTCATAGTTTACACCACCATTGGATGGAATGATGCGTAAAGATCCAAATTACACTTTACTCAAGCTTACTTAGGGACTAAATAGGAGCCTCTCCACTTTAGGTGGTGTTATTATATTATCATTCCCCACTTTATCTAGTGTCTTCACCTTTAGTGcttttatcacattatcatatccaccttatggttgcacttttccacctttggtgggtgatccacctttagagGTGTTATCACACTATCAAATTTCCAATTTATTTGGGATGATAGATTTTCACTTTAGTTATCATGCCATAAGATTATAACACTTTTCATAGTATTATGCACTTTTATGTTTCACCTTGGCCTATTTgaccaaggggtctcctatgtacaTTCTTTGAATCTAGGTTgatcatattgtattgcatcattgatacaaatatagtttattcttgtcacatttattCTCTCTTGTTCTTGTGCTTTTCATTAGGCCTCTAGAttttgggtggctaccttcatagccaaatcTTATAGAATGCCACTTCTTGTTGTAGTTCCTTCTTTCAGATTATGAGACTTTGTAATCAAATTTGTTTATGTTGGATGTGAAGCCAATAGGCTCAAATTTCTTTGTATTTTTCAGATTTTAAGTCAAATCAATAATGATTTGCATGTGTGGTTGTATGTTAAGATTTTTCTTTCTACATCAATGGTATCGAAGTAGGAGTTTTTGAATGTGCAAGCAGAATGTCAAACATGAGGCAGCTTGCACTAGGACCTAAAGGGTGGAGTGTGTGATTTTTTGTTGTACGTGTACATGCAATTTGTAGGAAGAAATTTTCATAGCATTTGAATAACTGAAGTTCCTGTGGTTGTAAATAGATTGTTCAAGGAGGCAATTTACAATAATATTTGTGAATATTATAAGAGGGTTTTGTAAACAATTTGTTGAAAATGAGGTAGTTTTACATGTGttgaacttaattttttttttgtaaattgtaTTATTTCCCTTTAACATCCTTTCAATGGTTGAATTGGTTTTAGTGCCAATACAATTAACTTTAGGAAGTTGAATTCAATGGAATGAACAAATTGATAGTAAAAATTGAAATAGAATATATATCCTTTGAAAACATCACATCACAATTGTGAGCTCATTCATAACTTCCGCATTTATAAACATGTGAAATTTTTTGTTATAAACAATTAATTAACTTATCAACACAATATTCATTCAAATATCCATAATACTTGACTAAaactcaaaacataattttgacacaACTTAATTGTTTAAGTCATCTTAAAACGTCTCAATTTAtacttttcatttattaatttgaaataaaaacCTTTAGCATCCAGCCTACcgcatataaaaaataataaattgaaaattttattaGAAAAAACAGATACAATTTAGGAATCTAAGAAAAACCTTCTTGGCCTTCAATTAGAAACTACATAAGTGGCAAGTGACGCCACCCGTTATTATCTAATGAATGGTATCTATCTTATTTTAGTTATTCCCTTCAATGCTAAGTGGTTTAACTTAATGAATTCCAAATTTCTAATCTATTCCAATTCCCCCTTGTGGTTTTCCAAACTTAGGAATGCTATGCCCAATCGAGCCATAACTATTATTTGAAGTGCTTATTCGATCAAAAAGACCAATCATGCACGAATTCTAGATGCACTAATCTCCCCTTCCCTAGCAAATTTGTAGAGGAGCGTACCGACGACATTATTGAAAATCATTCACTAAATGATATCCCAATAGCAAGCCCACTTACACAAGACACGATGATACTCACTAGCAAGCAAAAAGCTTCTCTCAATGTCGATTAACCAGTCGACAGTTTTTTCTGATTTGACCTTGAGAACCAGTGAGTACCTGTATGGTGCCCATCTTCACCATTGCTTTGGCAAATTTTTCCTTCCATACTGATGGGTCGCTTGAACTAATCTTAACCACTTTTAGAGTGTCAGGATTTGTGAGTAGAGTTTGATCAGATGTAAACAGACCCCTGTTTTTGAGAAGCCCACTGTAATATAGATTGTCCAACTTGGTTGGTGTAATGCTTTCCATAGGGACAGTTCTGTGAACAGGCGGTGTCGGTGGACATTCATACTTGAGGTGCTTGACCAGTTTTGGGTCCAGTGAGGGGTCTGCAGCTCCTGTGTTGCTGAAGTTGTAAAGCCTGGGACTAAATGATGAACAATGCGATACACCAACGGAATGAGCACCTGTAAAACAGCAATACCCACATCactatatttttttcttatttaccAGATGTAGTAATTTCTTTTTATCTAATGTTGACATTGCAGTACTTGCCTGATAGAATGACCATGTCTTCTTGAGTGAGGCCTTTACTGTTAAACGAAGCTGTCAACTGTGTGACGTTGAATGTAGAAGGAGGTAAATTCTTAGTATCAGATATATTAGAAATCATTCCGTCTCTGCGTCCGGCTTGGACTTGCCAACTAAATTGGCCAGcctgaaaaagaaaagaggagagTCATATACATTGCAGTGAAATATAGGCTTTTTTTTAACAGCAACTTATAGTAtgataagtttttaaaaaaatatttgataaaTAGATCATTACAGtgaaattagaaattagttttTGACTAAGTTGTAAGTTGCTATTAgtagaaaaaataatatataaaagttATCTAAGAATTGGAACTAATGTGGTGATTATGATCTtttgttctaattaattaaattgagaTAGGTCCGAACCTTTATATAACCATTAAAGAGCAACTACCTGAAGAATGCATACCCAGCTAAAATGGTTAAGACACCAAAACATGCTAGAATCCAATAGACGACTAGGGTAGGACCACTAAAGacagaattaaaaaaaaacatctaaCCACCTGCCAAAGACACGGAAGAATGGTCTACTAAGCAGGGGCATATTATCtttttttgatgacataatttaAAAACATATTATCATCCTAATCAGTCAAACTCAGCCAAATTATATCAATTGTACTTTTTCAACATATATGCTTAAATTTTAGCAAGATTAGTTTTACTAGAAACACTTCTGTGAAC
This window harbors:
- the LOC131074040 gene encoding peroxidase 5, with the translated sequence MLWIVSVRADNFGGLKVGFYSQSCPQAESIISSAVSEAIKRDPKLVGALIRMHFHDCFVRGCDGSILLDSIGANLAEKASPANSPSLHGFQVIDEAKKKLEAACPQVVSCADIVAFAARDSSYEAGQFSWQVQAGRRDGMISNISDTKNLPPSTFNVTQLTASFNSKGLTQEDMVILSGAHSVGVSHCSSFSPRLYNFSNTGAADPSLDPKLVKHLKYECPPTPPVHRTVPMESITPTKLDNLYYSGLLKNRGLFTSDQTLLTNPDTLKVVKISSSDPSVWKEKFAKAMVKMGTIQVLTGSQGQIRKNCRLVNRH